One Bifidobacterium angulatum DSM 20098 = JCM 7096 DNA window includes the following coding sequences:
- a CDS encoding methionine ABC transporter permease, producing the protein MEETLQILQENLGQALLDTAYMVIVSAVIGVVLGTLVALLLYLTENRLFTPNHALNVIVGFIVNAIRSLPFLILMVVLIPVAQFLLGDPYTPTGGAISLSIAAVPFFARIAESAFSEVDPGLLEAAISTGATTRQIIVDAVFPQALPSFIRGVVLTIISLIGYSAMVGTIGAGGIGDMAIQYGYNRYETGVLVAIVIILIVIVQIIQWIGDAIARKVTH; encoded by the coding sequence ATGGAAGAGACCTTGCAGATTCTTCAAGAGAATCTCGGTCAGGCATTGCTGGACACGGCCTATATGGTCATCGTGTCGGCCGTGATCGGCGTGGTGCTGGGCACACTGGTGGCATTGCTGCTGTATTTGACCGAAAACCGTCTGTTCACACCCAATCATGCGCTGAACGTGATCGTCGGATTCATCGTCAACGCCATTCGCTCGTTGCCGTTCCTCATTCTCATGGTCGTGCTCATCCCAGTTGCCCAGTTCCTGCTCGGCGACCCCTACACGCCGACCGGCGGCGCGATCTCCCTATCGATTGCGGCAGTACCGTTCTTCGCACGTATTGCGGAAAGCGCATTCTCCGAAGTCGACCCGGGTCTGCTGGAAGCCGCCATCTCCACCGGCGCCACCACACGGCAGATCATTGTCGATGCGGTATTCCCCCAAGCGCTGCCGTCGTTCATCCGCGGCGTGGTACTCACCATCATCTCGCTGATCGGCTATTCCGCCATGGTCGGCACCATCGGGGCCGGCGGCATCGGCGACATGGCCATCCAATACGGCTACAACCGCTACGAAACCGGTGTGCTCGTGGCGATTGTGATCATCCTCATCGTCATCGTGCAGATCATCCAGTGGATCGGCGATGCCATCGCACGCAAAGTGACCCACTGA
- a CDS encoding methionine ABC transporter ATP-binding protein, which yields MSVIELNDVSVTFHEGGRTVEAVKHVSLSVDKGEIFGIVGFSGAGKSTLVRTINLLERPTEGQVLIDGNDITGLTGAQLRELRKNIGFIFQGFNLITNVTVGKNIEFALKAGGYPKAQWNERIRELLTLVGLENKIDSYPSSLSGGQKQRVSIARALANKPEILLCDEATSALDLETTEGILALLQRINRELGITIVFITHQLDVAKQIFDRVAVMENGVVVEQGSTFDVFSAPKHPTTKALVERYLGIQVPPQLVPSLPAGTIVELRYKGDAALEPLISQVAQDYGVSIDVLHANVEYFGSQAIGILIVLVAGDGKSLTQALGQLRTHVYSYRELDREQLAAAAGATESAGNAESAEAREA from the coding sequence ATGAGCGTCATCGAACTGAACGATGTTTCGGTCACGTTCCACGAAGGCGGACGAACCGTCGAAGCGGTCAAACATGTGAGCCTCAGTGTGGACAAAGGCGAGATATTCGGCATCGTAGGATTCTCCGGAGCCGGAAAATCCACACTGGTACGCACCATCAACCTGCTGGAACGCCCGACCGAAGGCCAGGTGCTCATCGACGGCAACGACATCACCGGGCTTACAGGCGCACAGTTACGCGAACTGCGCAAGAACATCGGGTTCATCTTCCAAGGCTTCAACCTGATCACCAACGTCACTGTCGGCAAGAACATCGAATTCGCGCTCAAAGCCGGCGGCTATCCGAAAGCGCAGTGGAACGAGCGCATCCGTGAACTGCTTACGCTCGTTGGGCTGGAAAACAAGATCGACAGCTACCCGTCGAGCTTGTCGGGCGGGCAGAAGCAGCGCGTATCCATCGCACGCGCCCTGGCCAACAAGCCGGAAATCCTCCTGTGCGACGAGGCGACCAGCGCATTGGATCTCGAAACCACCGAAGGCATTCTGGCGTTGCTGCAGCGTATCAACCGCGAACTGGGCATCACCATCGTGTTCATCACCCACCAGCTGGATGTGGCCAAACAGATCTTCGACCGCGTGGCCGTCATGGAAAACGGCGTGGTCGTGGAACAGGGGAGTACCTTCGACGTGTTCAGCGCGCCGAAGCACCCGACCACCAAGGCGCTGGTGGAACGCTACCTTGGCATTCAGGTGCCGCCGCAGCTGGTGCCGTCGCTGCCGGCGGGCACCATCGTGGAGCTGCGATACAAGGGCGATGCCGCATTGGAACCGCTGATCAGCCAGGTGGCGCAGGATTACGGTGTGAGCATCGACGTGCTGCACGCCAACGTGGAATACTTCGGTTCGCAGGCAATCGGCATTCTGATCGTGCTGGTCGCGGGCGACGGCAAGTCGTTGACGCAGGCGCTCGGCCAGCTAAGAACGCACGTGTACAGCTATCGCGAACTCGACCGCGAACAGTTGGCGGCAGCCGCAGGGGCCACGGAAAGCGCCGGGAACGCTGAATCCGCTGAAGCTAGGGAGGCATGA
- a CDS encoding PLP-dependent transferase, which yields MTNSGDSRSLIVDPTHVTHREVPQRYYEAAGVGDNLIRLSIGLENVDDLIADLDQAIAGAYAA from the coding sequence GTGACGAACAGCGGAGACTCGCGCTCGCTGATCGTAGACCCGACGCATGTGACGCATCGTGAGGTGCCGCAGCGGTATTACGAGGCGGCCGGCGTAGGCGATAATCTGATCCGTCTGTCGATCGGTTTGGAGAACGTCGACGATCTGATAGCCGACCTCGACCAAGCCATCGCCGGAGCGTATGCCGCCTGA
- a CDS encoding pyridoxal phosphate-dependent aminotransferase, with translation MTSNVSPVPFTTVAQSIPPNVFADMDRKVAAAVAGGADVIDLAKGNPDAFPADFIREVAKKGVDDPANARYSPFDGKPSFLKAAQAWYRNTYDVDLDWKTQLFAVEGAVDGLAALFAVLVSPGDAVAYADPYYPSYHCMTVMGRAEEILLPSLPERGFLPDLDAVPADTWDRVKVLILNYPNNPTGAQAPRGFLERAIELAREHRFAIVQDFAYAGLGVREQQISILSLPGAFDVAVEVCSLSKMYAMAGWRAGFIAGNSDIVSHVKQYHYQMGSMITGSVQDAGAAALESDQSCVHELAERYALRRKIVAGGLRELGLDVFDSDGGIYAWVHAPEGLNGEQFADLLLERAAVAALPGTCFGTVGVDYVRFSLLKSEDLLREAVRRVGRVL, from the coding sequence ATGACTTCGAATGTTTCCCCGGTCCCGTTCACCACGGTCGCCCAGTCCATTCCGCCGAACGTGTTCGCGGACATGGATCGCAAAGTGGCCGCGGCCGTGGCGGGCGGTGCGGATGTGATCGACTTGGCGAAAGGCAACCCGGATGCGTTCCCCGCGGATTTTATTCGTGAAGTCGCCAAAAAGGGCGTGGACGACCCGGCGAACGCCAGGTATTCGCCGTTCGATGGCAAGCCGAGCTTCCTCAAGGCGGCGCAGGCGTGGTATCGCAATACGTATGATGTCGACCTTGATTGGAAGACGCAGCTGTTCGCCGTGGAAGGCGCGGTCGATGGCTTGGCCGCACTATTCGCGGTGCTCGTATCGCCTGGAGACGCCGTGGCCTACGCCGACCCCTACTACCCGTCATACCATTGCATGACGGTAATGGGCAGAGCTGAGGAAATACTGTTGCCGTCACTGCCGGAACGCGGGTTCCTGCCTGACTTGGATGCGGTTCCTGCGGATACCTGGGATCGCGTGAAGGTGCTGATCCTGAACTATCCGAACAATCCGACCGGAGCGCAGGCGCCGCGAGGGTTTCTGGAACGTGCCATCGAACTTGCTCGCGAACACCGGTTCGCCATCGTGCAGGACTTCGCCTATGCGGGGCTTGGCGTACGTGAACAGCAGATCAGCATTCTGTCGCTGCCCGGTGCGTTCGACGTGGCCGTGGAAGTGTGCTCACTATCGAAAATGTATGCGATGGCCGGCTGGCGTGCCGGTTTCATTGCGGGAAACAGCGACATCGTGAGCCATGTGAAGCAATACCACTACCAGATGGGTTCCATGATCACCGGCAGTGTGCAGGACGCCGGAGCGGCCGCATTGGAATCCGACCAGAGTTGTGTGCATGAGTTGGCGGAACGTTATGCATTGCGCCGAAAGATTGTGGCAGGTGGGCTGCGCGAGCTCGGGCTCGACGTATTCGATTCGGACGGCGGCATCTACGCATGGGTGCATGCGCCGGAAGGATTGAACGGTGAGCAGTTCGCCGACCTGCTGCTGGAACGCGCCGCTGTCGCCGCCTTGCCAGGCACATGCTTCGGCACAGTGGGCGTGGACTACGTGAGGTTCAGCCTGCTGAAATCGGAGGATCTGCTGCGCGAGGCCGTGCGCCGGGTGGGGCGCGTGCTGTAA